A window of the Gemmatirosa kalamazoonensis genome harbors these coding sequences:
- a CDS encoding SEC-C metal-binding domain-containing protein has product MFVDLMNDVANTFTERFLKAQLVFEPAPEFPGDFGPGGGGAPAVDDGPSRRRRYNALGILEDIPEEEHDGAFAGANGHGSDGQHGDGADGVVDATYEHGAPGDGNQGHVTDVGPSEPPKSHPVARKDPTVVGAGSVRSLATPAAPLVGDLSNVGRNDPCPCGSGKKFKKCHGAHLS; this is encoded by the coding sequence ATGTTCGTCGACCTCATGAACGACGTCGCGAACACGTTCACGGAGCGCTTCCTGAAGGCGCAGCTCGTGTTCGAGCCGGCGCCGGAGTTCCCGGGCGACTTCGGTCCGGGCGGGGGTGGCGCGCCGGCGGTCGACGACGGGCCGTCGCGGCGCCGCCGGTACAACGCGTTAGGCATCCTCGAGGACATCCCCGAGGAGGAGCACGACGGCGCGTTCGCCGGCGCGAACGGACACGGGAGCGACGGCCAGCACGGTGACGGCGCCGACGGCGTCGTGGACGCGACGTACGAGCACGGCGCGCCGGGCGACGGCAACCAGGGCCACGTGACCGACGTGGGCCCGTCGGAGCCGCCGAAGTCGCACCCGGTGGCGCGCAAGGACCCGACGGTCGTCGGGGCGGGGAGCGTGCGCTCCCTGGCGACGCCCGCGGCGCCGCTCGTGGGCGACCTCTCGAACGTCGGCCGCAACGACCCGTGCCCGTGCGGCTCCGGGAAGAAGTTCAAGAAGTGCCACGGAGCGCACCTGAGCTGA
- a CDS encoding ABC transporter ATP-binding protein produces the protein MFHRKHLSSARRAVALFVRPNAPRVQLTLVVALAVAVLSATEPLLLKAVVDRLTAAQVRGTLGGLVASVTLFGAVLACRIAGNALQTSRTWAVRLNIEFQLRSRVAAKLSVLSPRTQAQIGTGGLRHAVDVSAPHLATAFTDIAYGLTPIVVYVALSAWGMARLNGALTAMVLCVVPLPAIVATLAARRQTRRDRMHQRFWMRLWSWYGEVLHGMATVRAFANERAEERRFVRRVKWAFGSIQRGIHLDALVTSTAALCELLARLAVLGYGGFLVVDGQLSVGALLAFLGYIGGVFAPVQTIIGLYPTIRKAVVALDAVFAVLDAEDEAPDVPDARTAPSLRGEVRFEGVRFEYHPGRPAIDALDLVVAPGQTVALVGPSGSGKSTMLRLLQRQHHPDAGRVLLDGVDVRGLQIASVRRQLGVVPQEVVLFSDSVAANIAYGRPSATRAEVEAAARAANAHEFIVQLPGGYDHRLGEGGRGLSGGQRQRIAIARAFLVDPAVLLLDEATAALDTESEHAVQGALRSLRAGRTTFIVAHRLNTVRDADRIVVLRDGRIVGDGAHDTLVESCPTYAALVRHQLAAPTSDAPDEVSLVRVA, from the coding sequence GTGTTTCACCGCAAGCACCTGTCGTCCGCCCGGCGGGCGGTCGCCCTGTTCGTGCGCCCGAACGCGCCACGCGTGCAGCTCACGCTCGTCGTGGCGCTCGCCGTCGCGGTGCTGTCCGCCACCGAGCCGCTGCTCCTGAAGGCCGTCGTCGACCGACTGACGGCCGCGCAGGTTCGCGGCACGCTCGGCGGCCTGGTCGCGTCGGTCACGCTGTTCGGCGCGGTGCTCGCGTGCCGCATCGCCGGCAACGCGCTGCAGACCAGCCGCACGTGGGCCGTGCGGCTCAACATCGAGTTCCAGCTCCGCTCGCGCGTCGCGGCGAAGCTCAGCGTGCTCTCGCCGCGCACGCAGGCGCAGATCGGCACCGGCGGGCTGCGACACGCCGTCGACGTGAGCGCACCGCATCTCGCGACGGCGTTCACCGACATCGCGTACGGGCTGACGCCGATCGTCGTCTACGTCGCGCTGTCGGCGTGGGGGATGGCGCGGCTGAACGGCGCGCTGACGGCGATGGTGCTGTGCGTGGTGCCGCTGCCGGCGATCGTCGCGACGCTCGCGGCGCGCCGGCAGACGCGCCGCGACCGCATGCATCAGCGCTTCTGGATGCGGCTCTGGTCGTGGTACGGCGAGGTGCTGCACGGCATGGCGACGGTGCGCGCGTTCGCGAACGAGCGCGCCGAGGAGCGGCGGTTCGTGCGCCGCGTGAAGTGGGCGTTCGGCAGCATCCAGCGCGGCATTCACCTCGACGCGCTCGTCACGTCCACGGCGGCGCTGTGCGAGCTGCTCGCGCGTCTCGCGGTGCTCGGCTACGGCGGCTTCCTCGTCGTCGACGGGCAGCTCTCGGTCGGCGCGCTGCTCGCGTTCCTCGGCTACATCGGCGGCGTGTTCGCGCCGGTGCAGACGATCATCGGGCTCTATCCCACGATCCGGAAAGCGGTCGTCGCGCTCGACGCGGTGTTCGCCGTGCTCGACGCGGAGGACGAGGCGCCGGACGTGCCCGACGCGCGGACGGCCCCGTCGCTGCGCGGCGAGGTGCGCTTCGAGGGCGTGCGGTTCGAGTATCACCCGGGGCGGCCGGCCATCGACGCGCTCGACCTCGTCGTCGCGCCGGGGCAGACGGTGGCGCTCGTCGGCCCGTCGGGGAGCGGGAAGTCGACGATGCTCCGCCTGCTGCAGCGACAGCATCATCCCGACGCGGGCCGTGTGCTGCTCGACGGCGTCGACGTGCGCGGGCTGCAGATCGCCAGCGTGCGCCGACAGCTCGGCGTGGTGCCGCAGGAGGTCGTGCTGTTCAGCGACTCCGTGGCGGCGAACATCGCGTACGGCCGGCCGAGCGCGACGCGTGCCGAGGTGGAGGCGGCCGCCCGCGCGGCGAACGCGCACGAGTTCATCGTGCAGCTCCCCGGGGGCTACGACCACAGGCTCGGCGAGGGCGGGCGCGGGCTCTCGGGTGGACAGCGGCAGCGGATCGCGATCGCGCGCGCGTTCCTCGTCGACCCCGCGGTGCTGCTGCTGGACGAGGCGACGGCGGCGCTCGACACGGAGAGCGAGCACGCGGTGCAGGGTGCGCTGCGCTCGCTGCGGGCCGGGCGCACGACGTTCATCGTGGCGCACCGGCTGAACACCGTGCGCGACGCCGACCGCATCGTCGTGCTGCGCGACGGCCGCATCGTCGGCGACGGCGCGCACGACACGCTCGTGGAGAGCTGTCCGACGTACGCCGCGCTCGTGCGCCATCAGCTCGCCGCGCCGACGAGCGACGCGCCCGACGAGGTGTCGCTCGTGCGCGTGGCCTGA
- a CDS encoding RelA/SpoT family protein: MSTTVLSDSIPGWDLGADAVHERLDPELLVRAYRFSERAHEGQTRSSGDPYVTHCVEVAKTLADLQLDTVTVAAGLLHDVVEDTTITIADVEREFGSEIALIVDGVTKIGTLPMHSTQERQVENYRKLLVSVAKDARVIIIKLADRLHNMRTLDYLPPEKRRRIAQETRDLYAPLAHRFGMAKIRWELEDLAFKHLEPDEYRSLAKLVATKRGEREALINQLREPLERQLKAAGIDVLDVAGRPKHLWSIYKKMKQRERGYEDIYDLLAIRVLVNTVPECYHALGVIHEWWTPVQERIKDYIAQPKSNGYQSLHTTVFGPGRQLFEIQIRTREMHRTADYGIAAHWRYKEASSDKGDELERHLAWFRQVLELQLDAKDPDEFLEFLKLDLYQDEIFVFTPTGDVIQLPKGATPIDFAFAVHTEVGLHCGGAKINGRIAPLARQLKNSETVEIITSSTARPSRDWLAHVRTSRARHKIRQWLRIEEQKTAAKIGREMLEKETKKRKLAKPDDGQLLAVAKQLKLADANHLIASIGQGDVPVLQVLKAIYPELDPAPDAAKPPSAFERIVDKVRGVSKGVRIQGADGLMVRYAQCCQPVPGDQVVGYVTRGRGVSIHRADCPNLLMLVHEPERRLEIDWQEMEGERFTVRLTLEGYDRRGLYADVAGAVTSTGTDIRHMELKTAEGRATGSIVVEVENLVHLQKIVRAARRVKGITEVARRERLDVEE; this comes from the coding sequence ATGTCGACCACGGTTCTGAGCGATTCGATCCCGGGGTGGGATCTCGGTGCGGACGCGGTGCACGAGCGCCTCGACCCGGAGCTGCTCGTGCGCGCGTACCGCTTCAGCGAGCGCGCGCACGAGGGGCAGACGCGCTCGTCCGGCGACCCGTACGTCACGCACTGCGTGGAGGTGGCGAAGACGCTCGCCGACCTGCAGCTCGACACCGTCACGGTGGCCGCCGGCCTGCTGCACGACGTCGTGGAGGACACGACGATCACGATCGCCGACGTGGAGCGCGAGTTCGGGAGCGAGATCGCGCTCATCGTCGACGGCGTGACGAAGATCGGCACGCTGCCGATGCACTCCACGCAGGAGCGGCAGGTCGAGAACTACCGCAAGCTGCTGGTGTCGGTCGCGAAGGACGCGCGGGTGATCATCATCAAGCTCGCGGACCGGCTGCACAACATGCGGACGCTCGACTACCTGCCGCCGGAGAAGCGCCGCCGGATCGCGCAGGAGACGCGCGACCTGTACGCACCGCTCGCCCACCGCTTCGGCATGGCGAAGATCCGGTGGGAGCTGGAGGACCTCGCGTTCAAGCACCTCGAGCCCGACGAGTACCGCTCGCTCGCGAAGCTCGTGGCGACGAAGCGCGGCGAGCGCGAGGCGCTCATCAACCAGCTCCGGGAGCCGCTCGAGCGGCAGCTGAAGGCGGCCGGCATCGACGTGCTCGACGTCGCCGGACGGCCGAAGCACCTGTGGTCGATCTACAAGAAGATGAAGCAGCGCGAGCGCGGGTACGAGGACATCTACGACCTCCTCGCGATCCGCGTGCTCGTGAACACCGTGCCCGAGTGCTACCACGCGTTAGGCGTCATCCACGAGTGGTGGACGCCGGTGCAGGAGCGCATCAAGGACTACATCGCGCAGCCGAAGTCGAACGGCTACCAGTCGCTCCACACGACGGTGTTCGGGCCGGGTCGGCAGCTGTTCGAGATCCAGATCCGCACGCGCGAGATGCACCGCACCGCGGACTACGGCATCGCGGCGCACTGGCGCTACAAGGAGGCGAGCAGCGACAAGGGGGACGAGCTGGAGCGGCACCTCGCCTGGTTCCGGCAGGTGCTGGAGCTGCAGCTCGACGCGAAGGATCCGGACGAGTTCCTCGAGTTCCTGAAGCTCGACCTGTACCAGGACGAGATCTTCGTCTTCACGCCGACCGGGGACGTCATCCAGCTCCCGAAGGGCGCGACGCCGATCGACTTCGCGTTCGCCGTGCACACCGAGGTCGGGCTGCACTGCGGCGGCGCGAAGATCAACGGGCGCATCGCGCCGCTCGCGCGGCAGCTGAAGAACTCCGAGACGGTCGAGATCATCACCTCGAGCACCGCGCGGCCGAGCCGCGACTGGCTCGCGCACGTGCGCACGAGCCGCGCGCGGCACAAGATCCGGCAGTGGCTGCGCATCGAGGAGCAGAAGACCGCGGCGAAGATCGGCCGCGAGATGCTCGAGAAGGAGACGAAGAAGCGGAAGCTCGCGAAGCCCGACGACGGCCAGCTGCTCGCCGTCGCGAAGCAGCTCAAGCTCGCCGACGCGAACCACCTGATCGCGTCGATCGGGCAGGGCGACGTGCCGGTGCTCCAGGTGCTGAAGGCGATCTACCCGGAGCTCGACCCGGCGCCCGACGCCGCGAAGCCGCCGAGCGCGTTCGAGCGGATCGTCGACAAGGTGCGCGGCGTGTCGAAGGGTGTGCGCATCCAGGGGGCGGACGGCCTCATGGTGCGCTACGCGCAGTGCTGCCAGCCGGTGCCCGGCGACCAGGTGGTGGGCTACGTGACGCGCGGCCGCGGGGTGAGCATCCACCGCGCCGACTGCCCGAACCTGCTCATGCTCGTGCACGAGCCGGAGCGGCGGCTGGAGATCGACTGGCAGGAGATGGAGGGCGAGCGCTTCACGGTGCGGCTCACGCTCGAGGGCTACGACCGCCGCGGCCTGTACGCCGACGTCGCCGGCGCGGTCACGTCGACGGGCACCGACATCCGCCACATGGAGCTGAAGACGGCGGAGGGGCGCGCGACCGGCTCGATCGTCGTCGAGGTGGAGAACCTCGTCCACCTGCAGAAGATCGTGCGCGCCGCGCGGCGCGTGAAAGGCATCACCGAGGTGGCGCGGCGCGAGCGGCTCGACGTGGAGGAATGA
- a CDS encoding nucleotide sugar dehydrogenase, with the protein MKDQLLQKIHDRSAVVGVVGLGYVGLPLAVEFAKAGFTVVGYDISTRVVELLNQGESHIQDVAAADVAEAVRSGRFTATTDEGRLRECDAISIAVPTPLSKTRDPDMAYVLAAGDAIQRQAHPGMVIVLESTTYPGTTRELFQPRMEAAGLTVGEDVFLAFSPERVDPGNPTWHTKNTPKVLGGVTPACVETATALYEACIERVVPVSSPEAAELVKLLENTFRAVNIGLVNEIAIICDKLGVDVWEVIEAAATKPFGYMKFTPGPGIGGHCIPLDPHYLAWKMRTLNYKTRFIDLASEINAAMPDFVVEKVARALNDDRKAVNGSRVLVLGIAYKKDIDDMRESPAFDVIRLLEQRGAEVVYHDPFVPHFREHEHEAGSRLRHSVPLTADELHSADAVVIVTDHSPAAVDYQLVVDEAKIVVDTRNVTAKTRKSGARVVALASHDHLFNEVSAAPALQTAGH; encoded by the coding sequence ATGAAAGATCAGCTTCTGCAGAAGATCCACGACCGGAGCGCCGTGGTGGGCGTGGTCGGTCTCGGCTACGTCGGGCTACCGCTGGCGGTGGAGTTCGCGAAGGCCGGGTTCACGGTCGTCGGCTACGACATCAGCACGCGCGTCGTCGAGCTCCTGAACCAGGGCGAGAGCCACATCCAGGACGTCGCCGCGGCCGACGTCGCCGAGGCGGTGCGGTCCGGCCGCTTCACCGCGACGACCGACGAGGGGCGGCTCCGCGAGTGCGACGCGATCTCGATCGCGGTCCCCACCCCGCTCTCCAAGACGCGCGACCCGGACATGGCGTACGTGCTGGCCGCGGGCGACGCGATCCAGCGTCAGGCGCATCCGGGCATGGTGATCGTGCTCGAGAGCACGACCTATCCGGGCACGACGCGCGAGCTGTTCCAGCCGCGCATGGAGGCTGCCGGGCTCACCGTGGGCGAGGACGTCTTCCTCGCCTTCAGCCCCGAGCGCGTCGACCCGGGCAACCCGACGTGGCACACGAAGAACACGCCGAAGGTCCTCGGCGGCGTGACGCCGGCGTGCGTGGAGACCGCGACCGCGCTCTACGAGGCGTGCATCGAGCGCGTGGTGCCGGTCTCGAGCCCCGAGGCGGCGGAGCTGGTGAAGCTGCTCGAGAACACGTTCCGGGCGGTGAACATCGGGCTGGTGAACGAGATCGCGATCATCTGCGACAAGCTCGGCGTGGACGTCTGGGAAGTGATCGAGGCGGCGGCGACGAAGCCGTTCGGGTACATGAAGTTCACGCCGGGCCCGGGGATCGGCGGCCACTGCATCCCGCTCGACCCGCACTATCTCGCGTGGAAGATGCGGACGCTGAACTACAAGACGCGCTTCATCGACCTCGCGAGCGAGATCAACGCGGCGATGCCGGACTTCGTGGTGGAGAAGGTGGCGCGCGCGCTGAACGACGACCGCAAGGCGGTGAACGGGAGCCGCGTCCTCGTCCTCGGCATCGCGTACAAGAAGGACATCGACGACATGCGCGAGAGCCCGGCGTTCGACGTGATCCGGCTGCTGGAGCAGCGCGGCGCCGAGGTCGTGTACCACGATCCGTTCGTGCCGCACTTCCGGGAGCACGAGCACGAGGCGGGGTCGCGGCTGCGCCACTCGGTGCCGCTGACGGCGGACGAGCTGCACTCGGCGGACGCGGTGGTGATCGTGACCGACCACAGCCCGGCGGCGGTGGACTACCAGCTCGTGGTGGACGAGGCGAAGATCGTCGTCGACACCCGCAACGTGACGGCGAAGACCCGGAAGTCGGGGGCCCGCGTGGTCGCGCTCGCGTCCCACGATCACCTGTTCAACGAGGTGTCCGCGGCCCCTGCATTGCAGACGGCGGGTCACTAA
- a CDS encoding outer membrane protein assembly factor BamD: MLRLTSLTTAGPTSRRRLGAVLLGALALAGAACAPQFKPRSFPTTLALFHASVREYDRHHWDNALAGLDLLSQQLPARDTLLADVYWYQGQTHDRKEEHLLAAQAYSRIIDAFPDDSLADDALMRTGQDYEELWKKPRLDPQYGQTALATYRQLLSLYPDSKLVPVAGARIADLNARFAQKDYDAGDYYMRRKYYDSAIIYFRDVTRLYPGTPAAKQSYLRMVEAFRAINYKEDIAEICTEARKFYPTDADVTHACASVPSVVADSARAAADSTRPRIP; this comes from the coding sequence ATGCTTCGTCTCACGTCCCTCACGACTGCCGGTCCAACCAGCCGACGGCGCCTCGGCGCGGTGCTGCTCGGTGCGCTCGCCCTCGCTGGCGCCGCCTGCGCGCCGCAGTTCAAGCCGCGGAGCTTCCCGACGACCCTCGCGCTCTTCCACGCGTCCGTGCGCGAGTACGACCGCCACCACTGGGACAACGCGCTCGCCGGCCTCGACCTCCTGTCGCAGCAGCTTCCGGCGCGCGACACGCTCCTCGCCGACGTCTACTGGTACCAGGGGCAGACGCACGACCGGAAGGAGGAGCACCTCCTGGCGGCGCAGGCCTACTCGCGCATCATCGACGCGTTCCCGGACGACTCGCTGGCCGACGACGCGCTCATGCGCACCGGCCAGGATTACGAGGAGCTGTGGAAGAAGCCGCGGCTCGACCCGCAGTACGGGCAGACCGCGCTCGCGACCTACCGGCAGCTGCTGTCGCTCTACCCGGACTCGAAGCTCGTGCCGGTGGCCGGGGCGCGGATCGCCGACCTGAACGCCCGGTTCGCGCAGAAGGACTACGACGCCGGCGACTACTACATGCGCCGGAAGTACTACGACTCCGCGATCATCTACTTCCGCGACGTCACCCGACTGTACCCGGGCACGCCGGCGGCGAAGCAGTCGTACCTCCGCATGGTCGAGGCATTCCGCGCGATCAACTACAAGGAGGACATCGCCGAGATCTGCACCGAGGCGCGGAAGTTCTATCCCACCGATGCCGACGTGACGCATGCGTGCGCCTCGGTGCCGAGCGTGGTGGCCGACTCCGCGCGCGCCGCGGCCGACTCGACGCGTCCGCGGATCCCCTGA
- the nadD gene encoding nicotinate-nucleotide adenylyltransferase — protein MRAPRCRAWWPTPRAPRPTRRVRGSPDPAAGRMRVGVFGGTFDPPHVGHLLVASDACEALALDRMVLVPAGTQPLKAGAISAPADARLAMTRLLADGDPRFEVDPIEIDRGGLSFMVDTLGALTGRWNGAELFLLVGADVLASFDRWRDPERVRRLATLVVLTRAADPTAAEAAHATDVDHALIGGPPQRLRTRRVDVSSTEIRSRVRAGLSIRGFVPESVADFIESAGLYR, from the coding sequence ATGCGTGCGCCTCGGTGCCGAGCGTGGTGGCCGACTCCGCGCGCGCCGCGGCCGACTCGACGCGTCCGCGGATCCCCTGACCCGGCGGCGGGGCGTATGCGGGTGGGGGTCTTCGGCGGGACCTTCGATCCGCCGCACGTGGGGCATCTGCTCGTCGCCTCGGACGCCTGCGAGGCGCTCGCCCTCGATCGGATGGTGCTCGTCCCGGCGGGCACCCAGCCGCTGAAGGCAGGAGCGATCTCGGCCCCGGCGGACGCGCGGCTGGCGATGACCCGGCTCCTCGCGGACGGCGATCCTCGATTCGAGGTCGACCCAATCGAAATCGACCGGGGCGGGTTATCATTCATGGTTGACACGCTCGGGGCCCTCACCGGCCGGTGGAACGGCGCCGAGCTCTTCCTGCTCGTCGGGGCGGACGTGCTGGCGTCATTCGACCGGTGGCGAGACCCGGAGCGTGTCCGGCGGCTGGCGACGCTGGTTGTACTGACGCGGGCCGCCGACCCCACCGCTGCCGAGGCGGCGCACGCGACGGACGTCGATCACGCGCTGATCGGCGGCCCGCCGCAGCGCCTCCGCACGCGGCGCGTCGACGTCTCGTCCACCGAGATCCGGTCGCGCGTCCGGGCAGGATTATCGATTCGCGGATTCGTCCCCGAGAGCGTCGCCGACTTCATCGAGTCGGCGGGGCTGTACCGTTAG
- the radC gene encoding RadC family protein — protein METPVAVLREHARPARPRTSGSRAAGGCSIRELPRSERPRERLKGLGPQALNAAELLAIVLGSGTGTSSAIAVAQAVLGRAEGSLRRLALLPVAALTGVPGVGPARAVAIHAALELGRRLADEGRDEGAPIRSPRDVYHAYVGRLQDLPVEEFHVAVLDAQHRLERDILVTRGILNSSLVHPREVFREAIAERAAAIVLVHNHPSGDPTPSPDDRAVTEQLVAAGRLLDIPVHDHVIVGRGRFVSFAEAGLL, from the coding sequence ATGGAGACTCCGGTCGCGGTCCTGCGCGAGCACGCGCGTCCCGCACGACCCCGCACGTCTGGCTCGCGCGCGGCCGGCGGCTGTAGTATACGAGAGCTACCCCGCTCCGAGCGGCCGCGCGAGCGGCTCAAGGGGCTGGGACCGCAGGCGCTGAACGCGGCCGAGCTGCTCGCGATCGTGCTCGGCAGCGGCACCGGCACCTCCTCGGCCATCGCGGTGGCGCAGGCGGTGCTGGGGCGCGCGGAGGGCTCCCTGCGGCGGCTGGCGTTGCTGCCGGTGGCCGCGCTCACGGGAGTCCCGGGGGTCGGACCGGCACGCGCGGTCGCGATCCACGCGGCGCTCGAGCTCGGCCGGCGGCTGGCGGACGAGGGGCGCGATGAAGGGGCTCCGATCCGCTCGCCGCGGGACGTGTATCATGCGTACGTGGGACGGTTGCAGGATCTGCCGGTCGAGGAGTTTCACGTCGCCGTGCTCGACGCGCAGCACCGGCTCGAGCGGGACATCCTGGTGACGCGCGGCATCCTGAACTCCTCGCTCGTGCATCCGCGCGAGGTGTTCCGGGAAGCGATCGCCGAGCGTGCGGCGGCGATCGTGCTGGTGCACAATCACCCGAGCGGCGACCCGACGCCGTCGCCGGACGACCGGGCGGTGACGGAGCAGCTGGTCGCGGCCGGCCGCTTGCTGGACATCCCCGTGCACGACCACGTGATCGTCGGGCGCGGCCGGTTCGTGAGCTTCGCGGAAGCTGGACTACTGTGA